A single Oryza brachyantha chromosome 8, ObraRS2, whole genome shotgun sequence DNA region contains:
- the LOC121055125 gene encoding uncharacterized protein LOC121055125 — protein MQTSVAVSEALEAGKLSSAPEDGALDFAVAWVAVVVVSLAVAAACVVVSFDARARQPGRLRRVHDLGPSMRGARLLLAFFAGLLAAAEILRLPFFRRAVASPRRHVVPCLAYPLVAHGVAEPCFLATVLLLLRASTGRARLPAAALAVPLACLPFLTGHVAILVVPAGVAAYPGQLAHAADVDEHCAYPAYAATLLLALAAVYAPLLASACWTVAAVAINRRMRARAYALVALVVVPFPVQVVALALTSVWETPRRTSPTVGLVGFLAAAIAAGAALAILVLLPIYDALVLGEEEQLPLAPVAAAGEEARELDR, from the coding sequence ATGCAGACGAGCGTCGCGGTGTCGGAGGCGCTCGAGGCGGGGAAGCTGTCGTCCGCGCCGGAAGATGGCGCCCTCGACTTCGCTGTGGCGTGggttgccgtcgtcgtcgtgtcgctggccgtcgcggcggcgtgcgTGGTCGTTTCCTtcgacgcgcgcgcgcggcagcCGGGGCGGCTCCGGCGGGTGCACGACCTCGGCCCGTCGATGCGGGGCGCGCGCCTGCTGCTCGCCTTCTTCGCCGGGctcctggccgccgccgagattCTCCGGCTCCCGTTCTTCCGCCGGGCCGTCGCGTCCCCGCGGCGCCACGTCGTGCCCTGCCTCGCCTACCCGCTCGTCGCCCACGGCGTCGCCGAGCCGTGCTTCCTCGCcaccgtgctgctgctgctgcgcgcgTCGACCGGACGCGcgcggctgccggcggcggcgctcgccgtgccgctgGCGTGCCTGCCCTTCCTCACCGGGCACGTGGCCATCCTCGTCGTGCCGGCGGGCGTCGCGGCGTACCCAGGCCAGCTCGCGCACGCCGCGGACGTCGACGAGCACTGCGCGTACCCGGCGTACGCCGCCACGCTGctcctcgcgctcgccgcggtgtacgcgccgctgctcgcgtcCGCGTGCTGGACCGTCGCCGCGGTCGCCATCAACCGGCGGATGCGCGCGAGGGCGTACGCGCTcgtcgcgctcgtcgtcgtGCCGTTCCCCGTGCAGGTGGTGGCGCTCGCGCTCACCTCCGTGTGGGAGACGCCGCGCCGCACCTCGCCCACGGTCGGCCTCGTCGGGTTCCTCGCCGCGGCCATAGCCGCCGGGGCCGCGCTGGCGATCCTCGTGCTGCTGCCCATCTACGACGCGCTCGtcctcggcgaggaggagcagctCCCGCTGGCGCCGGTGGCTGCTGCCGGCGAGGAAGCACGCGAGCTCGACAGATGA